A single genomic interval of Sinorhizobium garamanticum harbors:
- a CDS encoding ROK family protein, which translates to MIICFDIGGSAIKGAITHSPERIFPLPRRTTPLNDFRRFVATLESVLDEAGGLPQRVAISVTGVIDPQTRRIKCANIPCIDGRELAAELEAALHLPVVIANDADCFALAEAGIGAGRGHRIVFGAILGTGVGGGLVVDGKLINADGGFAGEWGHAPAVASEAGHPPVSIPIFDCGCGQRGCVDTVGGARGLERLHTTVHGKSLSSQEIIEAWQNGDEEATRTIDIFVDLISSPLALVINITGATIVPVGGGLSNSEALLAEIDGAVRSRILRQFERPLVVRGECRLEPGLIGAALLGFGGRGA; encoded by the coding sequence ATGATCATCTGCTTCGACATTGGCGGGTCCGCGATCAAGGGCGCGATCACCCATTCGCCGGAGCGGATATTTCCTCTGCCGCGGCGGACCACGCCGCTAAACGACTTTCGCCGCTTCGTCGCAACGCTCGAGTCCGTACTCGACGAGGCGGGCGGCCTGCCGCAAAGGGTGGCGATCTCGGTCACCGGCGTCATCGATCCGCAAACCCGCCGGATCAAATGCGCCAATATTCCCTGTATCGACGGCCGGGAGCTTGCCGCCGAGCTCGAGGCCGCGTTGCACCTGCCCGTGGTGATCGCCAATGACGCCGATTGCTTTGCGCTTGCCGAAGCGGGCATCGGCGCGGGGCGCGGCCACCGGATCGTCTTCGGCGCGATCCTTGGCACCGGGGTCGGCGGCGGTCTGGTGGTCGACGGCAAGCTGATCAACGCCGATGGCGGCTTTGCCGGCGAATGGGGGCATGCGCCCGCCGTCGCCTCGGAGGCGGGACATCCGCCCGTTTCCATACCGATCTTCGACTGCGGTTGCGGGCAACGCGGATGCGTCGACACCGTCGGCGGCGCGCGCGGGCTCGAAAGGCTGCACACGACGGTGCACGGTAAGTCCCTCTCCAGCCAGGAGATCATCGAGGCCTGGCAGAACGGCGACGAAGAGGCGACGCGAACCATCGACATTTTTGTCGATCTCATCAGTTCGCCCCTGGCGCTCGTCATCAACATAACCGGTGCGACGATCGTGCCGGTCGGCGGCGGCCTCTCCAACTCGGAAGCCCTGCTCGCCGAAATCGACGGCGCCGTGCGCAGCCGCATCCTCCGGCAGTTCGAGCGGCCGCTGGTCGTGCGCGGGGAATGCCGGCTGGAGCCGGGCCTGATCGGCGCTGCCCTGCTCGGCTTTGGAGGAAGGGGCGCATGA
- a CDS encoding copper homeostasis protein CutC, translating into MSGILLEVCVDDPDGLMAAIEGGADRIELCSALAVGGLTPSRGLMALAGPPPVPVYAMIRPRPGDFVYGPADLDAMRRDIDAARDAGLAGVVLGASLSDGRLDAQMLRKLTGHAAGLGLTLHRAFDLVPDFAEAMVIAEDLGFERILTAGGARSALEAVETLARLIEMAPGRISIMPGSGITVDTIDVLLPRFAIKEVHSSCSVREPAQDPRLMAMGFVSGDRRRTDAATVRALKARLNALSARP; encoded by the coding sequence ATGAGCGGTATCCTGCTCGAAGTCTGCGTCGACGACCCGGATGGCTTGATGGCGGCAATCGAGGGCGGCGCCGACCGTATCGAACTCTGCTCGGCCCTTGCCGTCGGCGGCTTGACACCAAGCCGCGGGTTGATGGCGCTCGCCGGCCCGCCGCCGGTGCCGGTCTACGCGATGATCCGCCCCCGACCCGGCGATTTCGTCTACGGCCCGGCCGATCTCGATGCCATGCGCCGGGACATCGATGCGGCCCGCGACGCCGGCCTTGCCGGCGTCGTCCTCGGCGCATCGCTATCGGATGGCCGACTCGATGCGCAGATGCTCCGCAAGCTTACCGGCCACGCGGCAGGACTGGGACTGACACTTCATCGAGCTTTCGATCTCGTTCCGGATTTCGCCGAGGCTATGGTAATCGCAGAAGATCTGGGATTTGAAAGGATTCTGACCGCAGGCGGCGCCCGAAGCGCACTGGAGGCGGTCGAAACCCTGGCGCGCCTCATCGAAATGGCGCCGGGCAGGATCTCCATTATGCCCGGCTCCGGCATTACCGTCGACACGATCGATGTGCTGCTGCCCCGGTTCGCGATCAAGGAGGTCCATTCCTCCTGCTCCGTTCGTGAGCCGGCTCAAGATCCGCGGCTGATGGCAATGGGCTTCGTCTCGGGAGACCGGCGCAGGACGGATGCGGCGACGGTCAGGGCACTGAAGGCGCGGCTGAACGCGCTTTCGGCAAGGCCCTAA
- the nagA gene encoding N-acetylglucosamine-6-phosphate deacetylase produces MTAKKKITGARIFDGIDWHDGAVLIVEAGRVKAIVSAPAAPADADAIDAHGLLLVPGFIDLQVNGGGGALLNEQPTLDGIRQICAAHAKFGTTALLPTLITDTREVRTAAIQAGLEAKKAAVAGFLGLHLEGPHLSIARKGAHDPSLIRPMDDADLAEMLGCARALGCLMVTVAPENATRRQVRALCDAGVVVSLGHTDVGYDTACSYARAGARTVTHLFNAMSGLGHREPGVVGAALATGTLHAGLIADGFHVDPASMGIALRGKKGPGQIFLVTDAMSPIGTEMTSFHLNGREILRQGGRLTLADGTLAGADIDMLSSVRFVHEKLGQPIEEAIRMASAYPADVMGIASHKGRLLPGTDADFVLLTPELGMSSTWIAGEAVFSA; encoded by the coding sequence ATGACTGCGAAGAAGAAAATCACCGGCGCGCGGATCTTCGACGGCATCGACTGGCATGACGGCGCGGTCCTGATTGTAGAGGCGGGCCGGGTCAAGGCAATCGTTTCGGCGCCCGCCGCGCCGGCCGATGCCGACGCCATCGACGCGCATGGCCTGCTTCTCGTTCCGGGTTTCATCGACCTGCAGGTCAATGGCGGCGGCGGTGCACTGCTCAACGAGCAGCCGACGCTCGACGGCATTCGGCAGATTTGCGCCGCCCATGCGAAGTTCGGCACCACGGCGCTCCTGCCGACCCTCATCACGGATACCCGCGAGGTGCGGACCGCAGCCATCCAGGCCGGCCTCGAGGCGAAGAAGGCCGCCGTCGCCGGCTTCCTCGGCCTGCATCTCGAGGGGCCGCATCTGTCGATCGCGCGCAAGGGAGCCCATGACCCGTCGCTCATTCGCCCGATGGACGATGCCGACCTGGCGGAGATGCTTGGTTGTGCTCGGGCACTGGGCTGTCTGATGGTGACGGTCGCTCCGGAAAATGCCACGCGACGGCAGGTGCGCGCGCTTTGTGACGCCGGCGTCGTCGTCAGCCTGGGGCATACCGATGTCGGCTATGACACGGCTTGCAGCTACGCCAGGGCCGGCGCTCGAACGGTCACCCATCTCTTCAACGCGATGAGTGGTCTCGGCCACCGCGAACCCGGCGTCGTCGGCGCGGCGCTTGCGACGGGCACGCTGCATGCCGGTTTGATCGCCGATGGCTTCCATGTCGATCCGGCGTCGATGGGCATCGCGCTTAGGGGCAAGAAGGGTCCGGGACAGATTTTCCTGGTGACCGACGCGATGTCGCCGATCGGTACCGAGATGACCAGCTTTCACCTCAACGGCCGCGAAATTCTGCGTCAGGGCGGCCGCCTGACGCTTGCCGACGGGACGCTCGCCGGAGCAGACATCGACATGCTGTCCTCGGTCCGCTTCGTGCACGAGAAGCTCGGCCAGCCGATCGAGGAGGCGATCCGCATGGCCTCGGCCTATCCGGCCGATGTCATGGGCATCGCCTCCCATAAGGGGCGGTTGCTGCCCGGGACGGACGCCGATTTCGTGCTGCTGACGCCGGAGCTTGGCATGAGCTCCACCTGGATTGCCGGGGAGGCGGTTTTCTCCGCTTGA
- a CDS encoding SIS domain-containing protein, giving the protein MQTNMRREIDEIPEAAARLLDGSSDALKAAGAALKSKDPAFLVTIARGSSDHAALFLKYAIELTAGRPVASLGPSLASIYGANLKLGGAAAIAISQSGKSPDIVAMAQSATRAGAVSIALTNTVPSPIAEACTHPLDILAGPELAVAATKSYVNSIVAGLAVLGEWTGDAALKRAVADLPNQFAKAVKLDWQDFAADLGVAESLYVLGRGPALAIASEAALKFKETSGMHAEAYSSAEVLHGPVALVGAKFPVLALAARDAAEASVAESADGMSNKGAVVHVTSARAQKAKRLPFVETGHPITDALTLILPFYGFVEAWSRSRGLNPDAPASLRKVTETR; this is encoded by the coding sequence ATGCAAACCAACATGCGGCGAGAAATCGATGAGATCCCGGAAGCCGCTGCGCGGTTGCTGGACGGTTCGTCCGATGCCCTGAAGGCGGCGGGTGCGGCGCTCAAGTCCAAGGATCCGGCGTTCCTGGTGACGATCGCTCGCGGTTCCTCCGATCATGCGGCGCTGTTCCTCAAATATGCGATCGAGCTCACGGCTGGCCGCCCGGTCGCGTCGCTCGGACCGTCGCTCGCTTCGATCTATGGCGCCAATCTGAAGCTCGGCGGTGCGGCGGCGATCGCGATCTCCCAGTCCGGCAAGAGCCCGGACATCGTGGCGATGGCGCAATCGGCGACACGTGCCGGTGCGGTGTCGATTGCGCTCACGAACACGGTGCCCTCGCCGATCGCCGAGGCTTGCACCCATCCGCTCGATATTCTTGCCGGCCCAGAACTCGCCGTCGCCGCGACAAAGTCCTATGTTAACTCGATTGTCGCGGGCCTCGCGGTACTCGGCGAATGGACGGGAGATGCGGCGCTCAAGCGTGCAGTCGCCGATCTGCCGAACCAGTTCGCCAAGGCTGTGAAGCTCGATTGGCAGGATTTCGCCGCCGATCTTGGCGTGGCCGAATCGCTTTACGTGCTCGGCCGCGGCCCGGCGCTGGCGATCGCCAGCGAAGCGGCGCTGAAGTTCAAGGAAACGTCCGGCATGCATGCCGAAGCCTATTCCTCGGCGGAAGTGCTGCACGGTCCGGTCGCGCTGGTCGGCGCAAAATTTCCGGTGCTGGCGCTTGCCGCCCGCGACGCGGCCGAGGCCTCGGTGGCCGAAAGCGCCGATGGCATGAGCAACAAGGGCGCGGTCGTGCATGTCACTTCGGCTCGGGCTCAGAAGGCGAAACGCCTGCCCTTCGTCGAAACGGGACATCCGATCACCGATGCACTGACGTTGATCCTGCCGTTCTACGGTTTCGTCGAAGCCTGGTCGCGCTCGCGCGGCCTCAATCCGGATGCACCGGCAAGCCTCAGGAAGGTAACGGAGACACGATGA
- a CDS encoding GntR family transcriptional regulator, whose amino-acid sequence MTQQLAAILPLEGLQSGGAGPLYLKLRQSLEEAILSGKLNHGDALPPERDLADYANISRVTVRKAVDDLVRDGLLVRRHGSGTFVVRPVSRVEQSLSRLTSFTEDMARRGLNTRAEWLERGLFHPSPDEMMTLGLPADALVARLGRLRIADGMPLAIERASISTEFLPDPLAVTSSLYAALDKTRSRPVRAVQRISACNIKDPDASMLGVAVGAAGLSIERVSYLASGRVVEFTRSLYRGDAYDFVAELTLSES is encoded by the coding sequence ATGACCCAGCAGCTTGCCGCCATCCTGCCGCTGGAAGGCCTGCAGTCGGGCGGGGCGGGCCCGCTCTATCTGAAACTCAGGCAGTCGCTCGAGGAAGCGATCCTCTCGGGCAAGCTCAATCATGGTGATGCGCTGCCGCCGGAGAGGGATCTCGCGGACTATGCCAACATCAGCCGGGTGACCGTGCGCAAGGCGGTCGATGACCTTGTGCGCGATGGCCTGCTCGTGCGCCGCCATGGCTCCGGTACCTTCGTCGTCAGGCCCGTCTCGCGCGTCGAGCAGTCGCTTTCGAGGCTGACGTCCTTTACCGAGGACATGGCCCGGCGCGGTCTGAACACGCGGGCGGAGTGGCTGGAGCGGGGACTGTTCCATCCGTCGCCCGACGAAATGATGACGCTTGGACTTCCTGCCGATGCCCTGGTGGCGCGTCTCGGCCGCCTGCGTATTGCCGACGGCATGCCGCTCGCGATCGAGCGCGCCAGCATCTCGACCGAGTTCCTGCCGGATCCGCTGGCGGTGACTTCGTCGCTCTATGCCGCCCTCGACAAGACCCGGTCCCGGCCTGTCCGGGCGGTGCAGCGCATTTCGGCCTGCAATATCAAGGATCCTGACGCGTCGATGCTGGGCGTTGCCGTCGGCGCCGCCGGCCTTTCCATCGAGCGTGTCTCCTATCTTGCGTCGGGGCGCGTCGTTGAATTCACCCGCTCGCTCTATCGGGGCGATGCCTATGATTTTGTCGCGGAACTGACGCTTTCGGAGTCCTGA
- a CDS encoding N-acetylglucosamine kinase → MTSYLIGIDGGGTSCRAAVAAPDGRILGRGKAGAANILTDPETALGNIADASRAAFEDAGLDPAGITAASAVVGVAGHNVGDAVHYVKRRLPFAAAEIESDGLIALQGALGDKDGAVAILGTGTIYIARHGETVSYIGGWGFTIGDHGSGARIGHALLQESLLAFDGIHEGSPVTDSVMAEFNHDPRDVVDFARLAKPGEFGRYAPRVFEHAGNGDAVALRLLKAAATTVDEALDVVVSRGSERLCLLGGLAPLYRPWLAERHQKHFVEAEADALTGAVALAAQRFGSKPEVGA, encoded by the coding sequence ATGACGTCTTATCTGATCGGAATTGATGGCGGCGGAACGAGTTGCCGGGCGGCCGTGGCCGCGCCGGACGGTCGAATTCTCGGCCGCGGAAAGGCTGGCGCCGCAAACATCCTGACCGATCCGGAGACGGCACTCGGGAATATAGCAGATGCCTCGCGAGCCGCCTTTGAAGATGCCGGACTCGACCCGGCCGGGATCACCGCGGCCAGCGCGGTCGTCGGCGTTGCGGGCCACAATGTCGGCGATGCCGTGCATTACGTGAAGCGGCGCCTTCCTTTCGCGGCGGCAGAGATCGAGTCCGATGGACTGATCGCGCTCCAGGGCGCGCTCGGCGACAAGGACGGCGCAGTCGCCATTCTCGGAACGGGCACCATCTATATCGCGCGCCACGGCGAGACCGTGAGCTATATCGGCGGCTGGGGCTTCACGATCGGCGACCATGGCAGCGGTGCGCGCATCGGCCATGCGCTGCTGCAGGAAAGCCTGCTCGCTTTCGATGGTATCCATGAGGGCTCGCCAGTAACCGATTCCGTCATGGCTGAATTCAACCACGACCCGAGGGATGTCGTCGACTTTGCGCGGCTGGCCAAGCCCGGTGAATTCGGACGCTACGCCCCGCGCGTCTTCGAACACGCCGGAAACGGCGATGCCGTGGCATTGCGCTTGCTGAAGGCTGCTGCGACCACGGTCGACGAGGCGCTCGACGTGGTTGTATCGAGAGGAAGCGAGCGGCTCTGTCTGCTTGGTGGCCTGGCACCACTTTATCGCCCGTGGCTCGCCGAGCGCCACCAGAAGCATTTTGTCGAAGCGGAGGCGGACGCCTTGACCGGAGCGGTGGCGCTCGCTGCCCAACGCTTCGGTTCCAAGCCGGAGGTTGGCGCATGA
- a CDS encoding N-acetylmuramic acid 6-phosphate etherase: MPSAKTEERHNNAKGLDVMHPALALRLLASGQQAAAKSVDTAIEQISAAAALAAQVLSAGGRLAYAGAGSSGLMAMADALELPGTYGIPQEQIVILLAGGAASLADLAGGYEDDMDLARSDVRNAGIAAGDCLISVSASGSTPYALAAADEAKKRGAKVIAIANNAGAPLFKGADVSILLQTPPEVVSGSTRMGAGTAQKIAFNMFSTLVGIHLGHVLDGHMVNLRADNIKLQGRAMRIVCEITGVSAAEAGRLIKAASGSVKVAILLASGANDVAAAETALNNANQNLRRAIETVSR; the protein is encoded by the coding sequence ATGCCGTCAGCAAAGACCGAAGAGCGCCACAATAATGCCAAGGGCCTGGATGTGATGCATCCGGCACTCGCGCTTCGCTTGCTTGCCTCCGGACAACAGGCGGCGGCGAAATCAGTTGACACGGCGATCGAGCAGATCTCGGCGGCGGCAGCGCTTGCAGCGCAAGTCCTTTCCGCCGGCGGGCGGCTCGCCTATGCGGGTGCCGGAAGCTCTGGCCTGATGGCCATGGCGGACGCTCTCGAACTGCCCGGTACCTACGGCATTCCGCAGGAGCAGATCGTCATTCTTCTCGCCGGCGGTGCGGCAAGCCTCGCCGATCTCGCCGGTGGCTATGAAGACGACATGGATCTTGCGCGCTCCGATGTGCGCAATGCCGGAATCGCGGCCGGCGACTGCCTCATCTCTGTCTCCGCCAGCGGCTCGACCCCCTATGCGCTCGCCGCCGCCGACGAGGCGAAGAAGCGCGGCGCAAAGGTCATCGCCATTGCCAACAATGCTGGCGCTCCCCTTTTCAAGGGCGCCGATGTTTCTATTCTGCTGCAGACACCCCCGGAGGTCGTATCCGGATCGACGCGCATGGGCGCGGGCACGGCGCAGAAGATCGCCTTCAACATGTTTTCGACACTGGTCGGCATCCATCTCGGCCATGTGCTCGATGGCCACATGGTCAATCTGCGCGCCGACAACATCAAGCTGCAAGGGCGCGCGATGCGCATCGTCTGCGAGATCACTGGCGTCAGTGCTGCCGAGGCTGGCCGGCTGATCAAGGCGGCCTCAGGCTCTGTCAAGGTCGCGATCCTGCTCGCTTCCGGGGCTAACGATGTTGCCGCCGCCGAAACTGCGCTCAACAACGCCAATCAGAACTTGCGCCGGGCGATCGAAACCGTCTCGCGCTGA
- a CDS encoding ABC transporter substrate-binding protein — protein sequence MTRTTMKGLLLASSILGSAGFAQAQDVTLTIESWRNDDLAIWQEKLIPAFEAKNPGIKVVFSPSAPTEYNAALNAKLDAGSAGDLITCRPFDPSLEVYNRKHLADLTDLPGMENFSDVAKAAWTTDDGKTTFCVPMASVIHGFIYNKDAFDQLGLSVPTTEEEFFAVLEKIKADGNYIPMAMGTKDLWEAATMGYQNIGPNYWKGEEGRLALIKGEQKLTDEPWVEPYRVLAKWKDYLGDGFEAQTYPDSQNLFTLGRAAIYPAGSWEISGFNTQAQFKMGAFPPPVKKAGDTCYISDHTDIGIGLNAKSPNAEAAKTFLTWVASPEFAEIYANALPGFFSLNSKPVKMSDPLAQEFVSWREKCKPTIRSTYQILSRGTPNLENETWVESANVINGTKTPEDAAKKLQEGLDSWFKPAK from the coding sequence ATGACCCGCACAACAATGAAAGGCTTGCTGCTCGCGTCGAGCATCCTCGGCTCGGCCGGGTTTGCCCAGGCCCAGGACGTGACGCTGACGATCGAGAGCTGGCGCAACGATGATCTGGCCATCTGGCAGGAAAAGCTGATCCCCGCCTTCGAGGCGAAGAACCCGGGCATCAAGGTCGTCTTCTCACCATCCGCCCCGACCGAATACAACGCCGCCCTCAACGCCAAGCTCGACGCCGGATCCGCCGGCGACCTCATCACCTGCCGCCCGTTCGACCCTTCGCTCGAAGTCTACAACAGGAAGCACCTCGCCGATCTCACCGACCTGCCCGGCATGGAAAACTTCTCCGATGTCGCCAAAGCCGCCTGGACGACTGATGACGGCAAGACAACCTTCTGCGTGCCGATGGCTTCGGTCATCCACGGCTTCATCTACAACAAGGACGCCTTCGACCAGCTCGGCCTCTCCGTCCCGACGACCGAAGAAGAGTTCTTTGCCGTCCTCGAAAAGATCAAGGCGGACGGCAACTACATCCCGATGGCGATGGGCACAAAGGATCTCTGGGAGGCCGCAACCATGGGCTACCAGAACATCGGCCCGAACTACTGGAAGGGCGAGGAAGGCCGCCTGGCGCTGATCAAGGGCGAACAGAAGCTGACGGACGAGCCCTGGGTCGAACCTTACCGCGTGCTCGCAAAGTGGAAGGACTATCTGGGCGACGGCTTCGAGGCCCAGACCTATCCGGACAGCCAGAACCTCTTCACGCTCGGCCGCGCCGCGATCTATCCGGCGGGCTCGTGGGAAATCTCCGGCTTCAACACCCAGGCGCAGTTCAAGATGGGCGCCTTCCCGCCGCCGGTGAAGAAGGCGGGCGACACCTGCTACATCTCCGACCACACCGACATCGGCATCGGCCTCAATGCCAAGAGCCCGAATGCCGAAGCCGCCAAGACCTTCCTCACCTGGGTCGCTTCGCCGGAGTTCGCGGAGATCTATGCCAACGCGCTTCCCGGCTTCTTCAGCCTGAACTCAAAGCCGGTGAAGATGTCCGATCCGCTGGCGCAAGAGTTCGTCTCCTGGCGTGAGAAGTGCAAGCCGACGATCCGCTCGACCTACCAGATCCTGTCGCGCGGCACGCCGAACCTCGAGAACGAGACCTGGGTCGAATCGGCCAACGTCATCAACGGCACGAAGACGCCAGAAGACGCTGCCAAGAAGCTTCAGGAAGGCCTCGACAGCTGGTTCAAACCGGCCAAATAA
- a CDS encoding carbohydrate ABC transporter permease, with amino-acid sequence MNASDTKTMDISEIKRPRRWHILVFLLPALIVYTAVMILPLIETLRQSFFNTVEGQYTFVGLGNFKVLFGDPRWAADFWNALKNNFVFFLIHMVVQNPIGIALAAMLSIPKLRFSAFYRTAIFLPTLLSFVIVGFIWKLILSPIWGVAPFLLDTVGLKWLFAPWLGKPDTALIAVSLISVWQYIGIPMMLIYAALLNIPDEVIEAAELDGITGWSQFWKIKLPLILPAIGIVSILTFVGNFNAFDLIYTVQGALAGPDGSTDILGTLLYRTFFGFQLQLGDRSMGATIAAIMFLIILAGVSLYLFVIQRRMRRYQF; translated from the coding sequence ATGAACGCAAGCGACACCAAAACGATGGACATCAGCGAGATCAAGCGTCCCCGGCGCTGGCACATCCTCGTATTCCTGCTGCCCGCGCTGATCGTCTATACCGCGGTGATGATCCTGCCGCTGATCGAGACGCTCAGGCAGTCCTTCTTCAACACAGTCGAGGGTCAGTACACCTTCGTGGGCCTCGGCAATTTCAAGGTGCTTTTCGGCGACCCGCGCTGGGCGGCTGATTTCTGGAATGCGCTCAAGAACAATTTCGTCTTCTTCCTGATCCACATGGTGGTGCAGAACCCGATCGGCATTGCGCTCGCCGCCATGCTGTCGATCCCGAAGCTGCGCTTCAGCGCCTTCTATCGCACGGCCATCTTCCTGCCGACGCTCTTATCCTTCGTGATCGTCGGCTTCATCTGGAAGCTGATCCTGTCGCCGATCTGGGGGGTTGCCCCTTTCCTCCTCGATACCGTCGGCCTGAAATGGCTGTTCGCGCCCTGGCTCGGCAAGCCGGACACCGCGCTGATCGCGGTCTCGCTGATCTCCGTCTGGCAATATATCGGCATCCCGATGATGCTGATCTACGCCGCCCTGCTCAACATTCCCGACGAGGTGATCGAGGCGGCGGAACTCGACGGCATCACCGGCTGGAGCCAGTTCTGGAAGATCAAGCTGCCCTTGATCCTGCCTGCGATCGGCATCGTCTCGATCCTGACCTTCGTCGGCAACTTCAACGCCTTCGACCTGATCTACACGGTCCAGGGGGCGCTTGCCGGCCCAGACGGCTCGACCGACATTCTCGGCACCCTGCTCTACCGAACCTTCTTCGGTTTCCAGCTGCAGCTCGGCGACCGGTCGATGGGCGCGACAATCGCCGCGATCATGTTCCTGATCATCCTCGCCGGCGTCTCGCTCTATCTCTTCGTCATCCAGCGCCGCATGCGCCGCTACCAGTTCTAA
- a CDS encoding carbohydrate ABC transporter permease produces MSKARASLGRTAGVHIALIAYTLVALFPVFLTIVNSFKSRNAIFREPLALPTPETFSLIGYQTVLKQGDFVGYFQNSTIVTVVSIALVLLFGAMAAFALSEYRFRGNALMGLYLALGIMIPIRLGTVAILQGMVATGLVNTLTALILVYTAQGLPLAVFILSEFMRTVSDDLKNAGRIDGLSEYAIFFRLVLPLVRPAMATVAVFTMIPIWNDLWFPLILAPAEATKTVTLGSQIFIGQFVTNWNAVLSALSLAIFPVLVLYVIFSRQLIRGITAGAVK; encoded by the coding sequence ATGTCGAAAGCACGCGCCTCTCTTGGCCGGACTGCCGGCGTCCATATCGCGCTGATCGCCTACACGCTTGTCGCGCTGTTCCCGGTGTTCCTGACGATCGTCAACTCGTTCAAGAGCCGCAACGCAATCTTTCGCGAGCCGCTGGCGCTGCCGACGCCCGAAACCTTCAGCCTCATCGGCTACCAGACCGTGCTGAAGCAGGGCGACTTCGTCGGCTATTTCCAGAACAGCACGATCGTCACGGTCGTCTCGATCGCGCTCGTCCTGCTCTTCGGCGCCATGGCCGCCTTCGCGCTCTCCGAATACCGCTTCCGTGGCAATGCCTTGATGGGCCTCTACCTGGCGCTCGGCATCATGATCCCGATCCGCCTCGGCACCGTCGCCATTCTGCAGGGCATGGTCGCAACCGGCCTCGTCAACACGCTGACGGCACTGATCCTGGTCTACACGGCGCAGGGCCTGCCGCTCGCCGTCTTCATTCTTTCCGAATTCATGCGCACCGTATCGGATGACCTGAAGAATGCCGGACGCATCGACGGGCTCTCGGAATACGCGATCTTCTTCCGGCTGGTGCTGCCGCTGGTGCGCCCGGCGATGGCGACCGTTGCCGTCTTCACCATGATCCCGATCTGGAACGACCTCTGGTTCCCGCTGATCCTGGCGCCGGCGGAAGCGACCAAGACCGTGACGCTCGGCTCGCAGATCTTCATTGGGCAGTTCGTCACCAACTGGAACGCGGTCCTTTCCGCCCTGTCGCTGGCGATCTTCCCGGTTCTTGTCCTCTACGTCATCTTCTCGCGGCAACTGATCCGCGGCATCACGGCAGGAGCAGTCAAGTGA
- a CDS encoding Gfo/Idh/MocA family protein has translation MGRSHALAYHQNPGFEIAALVNRSKVALPDALAGYEILPSFPEALAELKPELCSINTYSDSHADYAVMAMEAGAHVFVEKPLATTVADAERVVACARANGRKLVIGYILRHHPSWMRLIAEARKLGGPYVFRMNLNQQSSGPTWATHKSLMQTTPPIVDCGVHYVDVMCQITDARPVEVRGMGLRLSDEVAPDMYNYGHLQVIFDDKSVGWYEAGWGPMISETAFFVKDVISPNGSVSIVMDQNAKSDDIDVHTKTAVIRVHNAATGPNGRFLKSDEDLTMEGEPGHQELCDREQAFVLKAISENINLDRHMDDAVQSLRICLAADESVRTGMPVKL, from the coding sequence ATGGGGCGCAGCCACGCGCTCGCCTATCACCAAAACCCCGGCTTCGAGATCGCCGCTCTGGTCAACCGCTCGAAGGTCGCTTTGCCCGACGCGCTTGCGGGCTACGAGATCCTGCCGTCCTTTCCGGAGGCGCTCGCCGAGCTCAAGCCGGAGCTCTGCTCGATCAACACCTATTCCGACAGCCATGCGGATTATGCCGTCATGGCCATGGAAGCCGGTGCGCATGTCTTCGTTGAAAAGCCGCTTGCAACGACCGTCGCCGATGCCGAGCGGGTCGTCGCCTGCGCTCGCGCCAATGGCCGCAAGCTGGTAATCGGCTACATCCTGCGTCACCATCCGTCCTGGATGCGGCTGATCGCCGAGGCGCGGAAACTGGGCGGTCCTTACGTCTTCCGCATGAACTTGAACCAGCAGTCCAGCGGTCCGACCTGGGCGACGCACAAGTCGCTGATGCAGACGACGCCGCCGATCGTCGACTGCGGCGTGCATTATGTCGACGTCATGTGCCAGATCACCGACGCCAGGCCGGTCGAGGTCCGCGGCATGGGCCTGCGCCTCTCCGACGAGGTGGCCCCGGACATGTACAACTACGGGCACCTGCAGGTGATCTTCGACGACAAGTCGGTCGGCTGGTACGAAGCCGGTTGGGGACCGATGATCTCGGAGACTGCCTTCTTCGTGAAGGACGTGATCTCGCCGAACGGGTCGGTGTCAATCGTGATGGACCAGAACGCGAAATCCGATGACATCGACGTGCATACCAAGACCGCCGTCATTCGCGTGCACAACGCCGCGACCGGCCCGAACGGCCGCTTCCTCAAGTCCGACGAGGACCTGACGATGGAAGGGGAACCGGGACATCAGGAACTCTGCGACCGCGAGCAGGCCTTCGTGCTCAAGGCCATCAGCGAAAACATCAATCTCGACCGCCACATGGACGACGCCGTGCAATCTCTGCGCATCTGCCTGGCAGCGGACGAAAGCGTGCGCACCGGCATGCCGGTCAAGCTTTAA